A window of Macrotis lagotis isolate mMagLag1 chromosome X, bilby.v1.9.chrom.fasta, whole genome shotgun sequence contains these coding sequences:
- the NDUFB9 gene encoding NADH dehydrogenase [ubiquinone] 1 beta subcomplex subunit 9, with translation MALCAPGAFLTHQQKVLRLYKRALRHLESWIVFRDEYRFRACVLRARFEEHKNEKDMVKATKLLMKGEEEFWTYQHPQPYIFPDSPGGTSFERYECYKVPEWCLDYWHPSEKAMYPDYFAKREKWKKLRLESWEREVQQLKEETPLDGPKTEALPPARKEGHLPPLWWHIVTRPRERPSE, from the exons ATGGCCTTGTGCGCCCCGGGCGCCTTCCTGACCCACCAGCAGAAAGTGCTGCGGCTCTACAAGCGGGCGCTTCGCCACCTCGAGTCCTGGATAGTCTTCAG ggatgaaTATCGGTTCAGAGCTTGTGTACTGAGAGCTCGGTTTGAAGAACATAAGAATGAAAAAGATATGGTAAAGGCCACCAAATTGCTtatgaagggagaggaagaattttGGACTTATCAGCATCCTCAGCCGTATATCTTCCCTGATTCTCCTGGAGGCACTTCCTTTGAAAGATATGAGTGTTACAAG GTTCCTGAGTGGTGCTTAGACTACTGGCACCCCTCTGAGAAGGCAATGTACCCTGATTACTTTGCCAAGAGGGAGAAGTGGAAGAAACTGCGCTTGGAAAGTTGGGAGCGTGAG GTTCAGCAGTTGAAGGAGGAAACTCCACTTGATGGTCCTAAGACTGAAGCTCTGCCCCCAGCTCGAAAAGAAGGTCATTTGCCACCACTTTGGTGGCATATTGTCACTAGGCCCCGAGAGCGTCCCTCAGAGTAA